The proteins below are encoded in one region of Naumovozyma castellii chromosome 6, complete genome:
- the NCAS0F00910 gene encoding C2H2-type zinc finger protein, giving the protein MGLQHIFFKRTSSLTIAKQTINQSINQSIMINDKTRQSTLNSFQFMQKQITEQVQVLPSHVSAMSLTTVETSNKRTKKFESAPLPSFKESFSFLEASSPSHVPRNIPAFPQTTSPTLDTAAPFTAPRLFVTFVPVPHQFNQAFNSNIPPQPLPPCSIPYNATVYQGNLISNAPSFPVIYGKNNNNTAVYREKINFMSGQPMAVTQVSPVNANMDERLRYINNQAVKYQRDGNRAQASSSSASSSTSSSASSSNAGSRQSSNNCLISKKSSNGKGNVKKRRGHKLHICVVCGKSLTRSTSLRTHMLIHTGSRPFKCSWPNCKASSSVKSNITRHFKSHLKGQTTEGAKVIK; this is encoded by the coding sequence ATGGGATTACAacatatcttcttcaaaagaacCTCTTCCCTCACAATTGCCAAACAaacaatcaatcaatcaatcaatcaatcaatcatGATTAACGATAAGACCAGACAATCCACTCTTAATTCATTCCAATTCATGCAGAAGCAAATCACAGAACAAGTTCAAGTTCTCCCCAGTCACGTCTCAGCAATGTCCCTCACCACCGTCGAAACATCCAACAAAAGAAccaaaaaatttgaatcagCACCCCTACcatcattcaaagaaagTTTCTCATTCCTTGAAGCATCATCACCAAGCCACGTACCAAGAAACATCCCGGCCTTCCCTCAAACAACCAGTCCCACTCTGGACACGGCAGCACCATTCACAGCACCTAGACTTTTCGTCACCTTTGTCCCCGTACCACATCAATTCAATCAGGcattcaattccaatataCCACCACAACCACTACCACCTTGTAGCATCCCTTATAACGCCACCGTCTACCAAGGCAATCTCATCTCTAACGCACCTTCGTTCCCCGTAATATACGgcaagaacaacaacaatacgGCAGTGTATCGagaaaagattaatttCATGAGTGGTCAGCCGATGGCGGTGACCCAAGTATCGCCCGTCAATGCGAATATGGATGAACGGTTGAGATACATCAATAATCAAGCGGTAAAGTATCAGCGGGACGGTAATCGTGCCCAGGCATCCTCATCCTCCGCATCATCCTCCACATCATCTTCCGCATCGTCATCTAATGCTGGTAGTAGGCAATCCAGTAATAATTGTTTGATATCAAAGAAAAGTTCCAACGGCAAGGGTAACGTGAAGAAAAGACGCGGTCATAAATTACACATTTGTGTTGTTTGTGGGAAATCATTGACTAGATCCACTTCGTTGCGGACTCATATGTTGATTCATACCGGATCGAGACCATTCAAATGCAGTTGGCCCAATTGTAAAGCTAGTTCCAGTGTGAAAAGCAATATAACGAGACATTTCAAGTCTCATTTGAAGGGTCAGACCACCGAGGGTGCCAAAGTGATAAAATGA
- the NCAS0F00920 gene encoding C2H2-type zinc finger protein (ancestral locus Anc_2.530) produces the protein MLSQEKPDSTAKGNSSDPNTSMVLSLKTSASNDTVALTNQSNDRIRHTRKRTLPSFNEGFSNILPERETNTNVSLQKMERQAITNYIHVNPAQYPNQSVPMQQIARSKINFRNTNQMNYSTNQFPPPSNQNQNILQTTSLPLVPCIFVPNVPYMPSKHSIATANYYPIPQFIHSNNEIKIPPPLPQLPSQFPNQQPTIITNDIPKAPINSPSLMELPLPPQNKPKPKNYYNDYYERYLQHIKRRRVNRRDHPQPQPQSKPDPSPDSTALPEVQNDEPTTPKSTSRPSREKKPARIHKCPICDKIVTRSTSLRSHLLIHTGEKPYKCTWPNCDTSSSVKSNITRHYKSHLKSQNQ, from the coding sequence ATGCTATCGCAGGAGAAACCGGATTCTACCGCCAAAGGAAACTCTTCTGATCCAAATACTAGCATGGTACTCTCGTTGAAAACTTCTGCTTCAAATGATACTGTCGCTTTAACAAACCAAAGTAATGATAGGATAAGACATACTCGAAAACGAACTCTTCCCTCTTTCAACGAGGGGTTCtcaaatattcttccaGAAAGAGAAACAAACACTAATGTTTCCCTTCAAAAGATGGAAAGACAGGCAATAACGAATTATATCCACGTCAACCCAGCTCAGTATCCTAATCAATCAGTACCAATGCAACAAATAGCCCGCTCAAAGATCAATTTTCGAAACACTaatcaaatgaattattcaacaaatcAATTTCCTCCCCCATCAAATCAGAACCAAAATATCTTACAGACAACAAGTCTCCCCCTTGTACCATGTATATTCGTACCGAACGTACCATACATGCCATCAAAGCATAGTATCGCAACAGCAAATTACTACCCGATACCacaatttattcattcaaataatgaaattaaaatacCACCACCATTACCACAACTACCATCTCAATTCCCTAATCAACAACCAACTATCATAACAAATGATATACCAAAAGCTCCAATAAATTCTCCTTCTTTGATGGAATTGCCACTCCCACCTCAAAATAAGCCAAAACCGAAAAATTACTATAACGACTATTATGAAAGATATCTTCAACATatcaagagaagaagagttAATAGAAGAGATCATCCTCAACCTCAACCTCAGTCGAAGCCTGACCCTAGTCCTGACTCTACTGCCCTCCCTGAAGTGCAAAATGATGAACCCACAACACCAAAATCAACTTCTAGACCATCAAGGGAAAAAAAACCTGCTAGAATTCATAAATGCCCCATTTGTGACAAGATTGTTACAAGATCCACTTCTTTAAGATCTCATCTCCTCATTCATACGGGAGAAAAACCTTATAAATGCACTTGGCCAAATTGTGATACCTCTTCTAGTGTGAAAAGTAACATAACAAGACATTATAAGTCTCATTTGAAATCTCAAAACCAATAG
- the LEU5 gene encoding coenzyme A transporter (ancestral locus Anc_2.526) produces MEKKGNITTTRTNEPTRKRNQMPIDKNSLEYITRSGLAGGISGSCAKTLIAPLDRIKILFQTSNPHYTKYAGSLVGLKEAAKHIWLNDGIRGFFQGHSVTLMRIFPYAAVKFVAYEQIRNTLIPSKEYESHWRRLMSGSLAGLCSVFTTYPLDLIRVRLAYVTEHKRISLLGLVKTIYKEPASTTLEAKGYIPNWFAHWCNFYRGYTPTVLGMIPYAGVSFFAHDLLHDVLKHPILAPYSVLALSESEQEERHFKHQRLPLRTWAELLSGGLAGMASQTAAYPFEIIRRRLQVSTLSVSQMYDHRFQSISEIAKIIYKERGWRGFFVGLSIGYIKVTPMVACSFFVYERMKWHLGI; encoded by the coding sequence atGGAGAAAAAAGGAAACATCACAACAACCAGAACAAATGAACCGACAAGGAAGAGGAATCAAATGCCAATCGACAAAAATTCCCTTGAATATATAACAAGGTCTGGGCTTGCAGGTGGAATATCTGGATCCTGTGCGAAAACTTTAATTGCTCCTTTGGATAGaataaagattttattTCAGACGTCAAATCCACATTACACTAAATATGCAGGATCATTAGTCGGTTTAAAGGAAGCCGCTAAACATATTTGGTTGAATGATGGAATCCGTGGATTCTTTCAAGGCCATTCTGTTACATTAATGAGAATATTCCCCTATGCAGCTGTAAAATTTGTTGCATACGAACAAATTAGAAACACATTAATCCCTTCAAAGGAATATGAATCTCATTGGCGAAGATTGATGAGTGGTTCCCTGGCAGGTTTATGTAGTGTGTTTACCACTTATCCATTGGATTTAATCCGTGTAAGATTGGCATACGTAACAGAACATAAAAGAATTAGCTTACTAGGCCTAGTAAAAACTATCTACAAGGAGCCAGCTTCTACAACTTTAGAAGCGAAGGGATACATACCGAATTGGTTTGCTCATTGGTGTAATTTTTATCGAGGTTACACCCCCACCGTTCTAGGAATGATTCCATATGCAGGTGTATCATTTTTCGCTCATGATCTTTTGCATGATGTATTGAAGCATCCCATACTTGCTCCATATTCTGTTTTAGCACTTTCCGAATCAGAGCAAGAAGAAAGACACTTTAAACATCAAAGACTCCCATTAAGAACTTGGGCAGAATTACTTTCAGGTGGACTTGCAGGAATGGCGTCACAAACTGCTGCCTACCCATTCGAAATAATTAGAAGGCGGTTACAAGTCAGTACGTTATCCGTGTCACAAATGTATGATCATAGATTTCAATCTATTTCCGAGATTGCAAAAATCATTTATAAGGAAAGGGGATGGAGAGGTTTTTTTGTTGGGTTGAGTATTGGGTACATTAAAGTAACTCCAATGGTTGCATGTAGCTTTTTTGTTTACGAAAGGATGAAGTGGCACTTGGGTATTTGA
- the NCAS0F00950 gene encoding 60S ribosomal protein eL14 (ancestral locus Anc_2.505), whose amino-acid sequence MSTDSIVKASNWRLVEVGRVVLIKKGPSAGKLATIVEIIDQKKALIDGPVAGVPRQAIHLGQVELTPLTFTLPRGARTSIVAKKWAAAGVCEKWNASSWAKKIAQRKRRVALTDFERFQVMVLRKQKRYTVKKALAKA is encoded by the exons ATGTCTACCGATTCTATTGTTAAGGCTTCTAACTGGAGATTGGTTGAAGTTGGCCGTGTTGTTTTGATCAAGAAGGGTCCATCCGCCGGTAAACTAGCCACCATCGTTGAAATTATCGACCAAAAGAAG GCTTTGATTGATGGTCCAGTTGCTGGTGTCCCAAGACAAGCTATCCACTTGGGTCAAGTTGAATTAACTCCATTGACTTTCACTTTACCAAGAGGTGCTAGAACTTCTATCGTTGCCAAGAAGTGGGCTGCTGCTGGTGTCTGTGAAAAGTGGAACGCTTCCTCTTGGGCTAAGAAGATTGCTCAAAGAAAGAGACGTGTTGCTTTGACCGATTTCGAAAGATTCCAAGTTATGGTCTTGAGAAAGCAAAAGAGATACACTGTTAAGAAGGCTTTGGCTAAGGCTTAA
- the NCAS0F00960 gene encoding OSBP family protein (ancestral locus Anc_2.513) produces MALNKLKSLQNPVSGTNSPSSLSIKSKNSTSAALDTDDIDEEDESGQNIILNIISQLKPGSDLSRITLPTFILEKKSMLERITNQLQFPDLVLDAHSEKDDLQRFVKVVKWYLAGWHIAPKAVKKPLNPVLGEHFTAYWNLPNKQQAFYISEQTSHHPPESAYFFMIPESHIRVDGVCIPKSRFLGNSSAAMMAGLTVLQFLDLKDSKGNPEKYTLSQPNMYVRGILFGKMRIELGDHMIIKAPKFQVDIEFKTKGFISGTYDAIGGVIKDYNDKEYYEISGKWNDIVYIRDLTVKGSKKTILFDTHKHFPSRPEVRPLNEQGEYESRRLWKEVTDALAIRDHEVATEKKFQIENYQRELAKKRIEDGVEFHPKLFRRANPGEDLDYYIYKHIPGGDNFEEQIKSILEIAPILPGQNFTDKFKIPAYKKHEVQQRIRSQLKTSEES; encoded by the coding sequence ATGGCTCTAAACAAGTTGAAATCATTACAAAACCCTGTTTCAGGGACGAATTCTCCATCGTCTCTGTCAAtaaaatccaaaaattcaACATCAGCTGCATTGGACACTGACGACattgatgaggaagatgaatcAGGACAGAACATTATACTTAACATTATATCACAGCTTAAACCGGGAAGTGACCTTTCTAGAATCACACTACCCACATTTATCCTAGAAAAGAAATCCATGCTGGAAAGAATTACAAATCAACTGCAATTTCCCGACTTGGTCTTAGATGCACATTCTGAAAAGGATGATTTGCAACGTTTTGTGAAAGTAGTCAAATGGTATTTAGCAGGCTGGCATATTGCACCCAAGGCAGTGAAAAAACCTTTAAACCCAGTCTTAGGTGAACATTTTACAGCATATTGGAATCTACCTAACAAGCAACAAGCTTTTTATATCTCCGAACAAACAAGTCATCATCCTCCTGAGTCAGCGTATTTTTTCATGATTCCGGAGTCTCATATTAGAGTCGATGGGGTTTGTATACCAAAATCTAGATTTTTGGGAAATTCAAGCGCTGCAATGATGGCAGGATTGACGGTTTTACAATTCTTAGATCTTAAGGATTCAAAGGGAAATCCTGAAAAATACACTCTATCACAACCAAACATGTACGTGAGGGGAATTCTTTTTGGTAAGATGAGGATTGAATTGGGGGATCATATGATCATAAAGGctccaaaatttcaagttGATATAGAATTTAAAACAAAGGGTTTCATATCAGGAACATATGATGCTATAGGAGGGGTTATTAAGGATTATAATGATAAAGAGTACTATGAAATATCGGGGAAATGGAATGATATTGTGTATATTAGAGACTTAACTGTCAAAGGCTCTAAGAAAACGATCCTATTTGACACACATAAACATTTCCCTTCAAGACCAGAAGTTCGTCCCTTAAATGAACAAGGAGAGTATGaatcaagaagattatGGAAGGAAGTCACAGATGCACTTGCTATTCGTGATCATGAAGTTGCaacagaaaagaaattccaaattgaaaattatcaaagaGAATTAGCGAAAAAGAGAATCGAAGATGGTGTTGAATTTCATCCAAAACTTTTTAGAAGGGCAAACCCTGGAGAGGACTTGgattattatatttataagCATATCCCTGGAGGtgataattttgaagaacaaattaAGAGTATTCTGGAAATAGCTCCAATCTTACCTGGACAGAATTTTActgataaattcaaaatacCCGCCTACAAGAAACATGAGGTTCAACAACGGATACGTTCCCAATTAAAAACTTCAGAAGAAAGTTGA
- the NCAS0F00970 gene encoding TLC domain-containing protein (ancestral locus Anc_2.501), with translation MSSVHDSSPLRNSEECIPVDGHMTVNHRTTRGRSSSSVGKINLGDTVHGFTESAQTTKATGPAEQYEKLKPLKQKSSLESFIQLHSQHYWITPLIIVLIVYLVYFSLGPNSKDNPLHMFVGVSYQIEETDQYGKGIKDLCFVFFYMIFFTFLREFMMDMVIRPITIKLNVTSGHKMKRIMEQAFYIIYYGISGPFGLYIMYNTDLWLFETKTMYQTYPDFNNTFLYKLFYLGQAAFWAQQACVLVLQLEKPRKDFKELVFHHIVTLLLIWSSYTFHFTRMGLAIYITMDVSDFFLALTKTVNYLDSKFTPPIFFTFIVVWIYLRHYVNIKILWSVLTEFRTEGNYVLNFATQQYKCWISLPIVFTLIFALQVVNLYWLFLIFRILYRLIFTGVQKDERSDSDSESECSSESGHVNEKEAESEVKREEGLS, from the coding sequence ATGTCCTCTGTTCATGATAGCTCACCATTGAGGAATTCCGAAGAATGCATCCCTGTTGATGGACATATGACTGTAAATCATAGAACTACTAGAGGAAGAAGTAGTTCTTCCGTGGGGAAGATAAACCTTGGTGATACTGTGCATGGTTTTACAGAAAGTGCTCAAACTACTAAAGCTACAGGTCCTGCCGAACAATATGAGAAACTGAAACCGTTAAAACAAAAATCCTCTCTAGAGTCTTTTATACAGCTTCATTCACAACATTATTGGATCACACCATTGATTATCGTTTTGATTGTGTATTTGGTTTATTTCTCTCTGGGGCCTAACTCGAAAGATAATCCCTTACACATGTTTGTCGGTGTATCCTaccaaattgaagaaacgGATCAATATGGTAAAGGTATTAAGGATCTTTGCTTTGTTTTCTTCTACATGATATTCTTTACATTCTTAAGGGAATTTATGATGGATATGGTAATTCGTCCAATTACCATCAAGTTAAATGTTACTTCGGGCCATAAAATGAAGAGAATAATGGAGCAAGCGTTCTACATCATCTATTATGGGATATCTGGTCCTTTTGGATTATATATCATGTATAATACCGATTTGTGGCTCTTCGAAACAAAAACCATGTACCAAACTTATCCCgattttaataatacttTCCTTTATAAATTATTCTATTTAGGACAAGCTGCATTTTGGGCACAACAGGCATGTGTTCTTGTCttacaattggaaaagcCAAGAAAggatttcaaagaattggTGTTTCACCATATTGTGACGCTACTGCTGATATGGTCATCCTACACTTTCCATTTTACTAGGATGGGGCTTGCTATTTATATTACCATGGATGTATCAGATTTTTTCCTTGCTTTAACAAAGACTGTGAATTATTTAGATTCTAAGTTTACACCTCCAATATTCTTCACCTTCATTGTTGTTTGGATTTATTTGCGCCATTATGTAAATATCAAGATATTATGGTCAGTTTTAACTGAATTTAGAACTGAAGGTAATTATGTTCTAAATTTTGCTACACAGCAATATAAATGTTGGATTTCATTACCCATTGTGTTCACATTAATTTTTGCACTACAGGTGGTCAATCTCTACTggttatttttaatatttagAATCCTATACAGGTTAATTTTTACAGGTGTTCAAAAGGATGAAAGAAGTGATAGCGATAGTGAAAGTGAATGTAGTAGTGAAAGTGGACATGTTAATGAGAAAGAGGCCGAATCAGAAGTAAAACGGGAAGAAGGGCTTTCATAA
- the ANY1 gene encoding Any1p (ancestral locus Anc_7.112): MDAVEPSVILTATTTAIATTPADLISSYLPRVDQFYIPEWLTMQFIANNLISFTPLFSYGTTIISIEKSKTALGFSIDICATMLIASILRVSYYLISPYEITLLRQALVMIFIQLILLKTSLKYRPDEYKYHNLKSVETFSQLFKEIWYESFQSVSLSHEEDNFSALTRICKFLYKFLLIFLYKFLKFFDPSYKRFGSFWQWDKNRTFWKFLLIFTFLQMIVTFSISNILNWSSLESFLGSVIGSLGLFIEALLPLPQISILNKLKSIQGFKLILLVSWLCGDTLKITYLMFGAKNISMLFFFFAFFQMSLDIYIGGQYVYYKYYYNKSEDSDEEFPGIELTTFGFNNPQVLQLENREDTPQDQYTGSTSHAKPRTLSV; the protein is encoded by the coding sequence ATGGATGCTGTGGAACCATCCGTTATACTAACGGCAACAACAACGGCAATCGCTACTACCCCTGCTGATTTGATATCGTCTTACCTACCTAGGGTAGATCAATTCTATATTCCGGAATGGTTGACCATGCAATTCATTGCTAATAACCTCATTAGCTTTACTCCATTGTTTTCGTATGGTACAACAATTATTAGTATCGAAAAATCGAAAACTGCTCTGGGATTTTCTATTGATATCTGTGCGACTATGTTAATTGCAAGCATATTGAGAGTCtcatattatttaatttcacCATATGAAATAACGCTGTTGAGGCAAGCGTTGGTCATGATCTTCATACAATTGATCTTGTTAAAGACAAGTTTGAAATACAGACCAGATGAATATAAATACCATAACTTGAAGAGTGTCGAAACATTTTCTCAgttatttaaagaaatatggtACGAATCATTTCAAAGTGTAAGTCTGAGCCACGAAGaagataatttttcagcaTTGACGAGAATTTGCAAGTTTCTTTATAAATTTCTGTTGATCTTTCTTTACAAATTCCTAAAGTTTTTCGATCCAAGTTACAAAAGGTTTGGATCCTTTTGGCAATGGGATAAGAATAGAACATTCTGGAAATTCTTACTCATCTTTACTTTTCTACAAATGATAGTGACTTTCTCcatatcaaatattttaaactGGAGTTCTTTGGAAAGCTTCCTTGGATCTGTGATAGGTTCTCTTGGTTTATTCATAGAGGCATTATTACCGTTACCTCAAATTTCTATTCTTAATAAGTTGAAATCTATTCAAGGTTTTAAGTTAATCTTATTAGTAAGTTGGCTATGTGGTGATACTTTAAAGATCACATATTTGATGTTTGGAGCTAAAAACATATCAATGCtgttttttttctttgcttttttccaaatgtcCTTAGATATTTATATTGGAGGCCAATACgtttattataaatattattataataagTCCGAAGAttcagatgaagaatttccAGGAATTGAGCTAACTACATTTGGATTTAATAACCCCCAAGTTTTACAATTAGAAAACAGAGAAGATACCCCTCAGGATCAATATACAGGATCAACATCGCATGCGAAACCAAGAACACTAAGTGTATAG
- the ADI1 gene encoding acireductone dioxygenase (Ni2+-requiring) (ancestral locus Anc_7.113) — protein sequence MVEAYVHDNDNKIDFREPHNSGVAVSLERLAKLGIVAKYLEKIDDVELLAKERNYKNRDTVKLSKKTFNNDETLLLNQLNIFYQEHLHEDEEIRYCIEGSGYFDIKDTFTNEWIRCKVSPGDLLIVPAGIYHRFTLTTDNFIKALRLFKDEPKWQAHNKSGDTDQMSVRKQYLESIGN from the coding sequence ATGGTGGAGGCTTACGTGCATGATAATGACAATAAGATTGATTTTAGAGAACCCCATAATTCAGGGGTCGCTGTGTCATTAGAACGATTGGCAAAATTAGGAATAGTAGCCAagtatttggaaaagattgaCGATGTTGAATTACTTGCAAAGGAAAGAAACTACAAGAACAGGGATACTGTTAAATTGAGTAAAAAGACATTCAATAATGACGAAACTCTATTATTGAATCAACTAAATATCTTCTATCAAGAGCATTTGcatgaagatgaggaaaTTCGTTACTGTATCGAAGGATCTGGATACTTTGACATCAAAGATACGTTTACAAATGAATGGATTCGTTGCAAAGTTTCCCCTGGTGATCTATTAATTGTCCCTGCTGGTATATATCATAGGTTTACATTAACAACAGATAATTTTATTAAGGCGTTACgattatttaaagatgaaCCCAAATGGCAAGCTCATAATAAATCAGGAGATACTGACCAAATGTCAGTTAGAAAACAATACCTAGAATCCATTGGAAACTAA
- the YAP5 gene encoding Yap5p (ancestral locus Anc_7.115) — protein MNCQPQDNMDNMTSNHSISEFPDLKPKSSLGEHTSMSRIHVSKNWTLPPRIKSRGTSHRKKLPTQLEGGSRNILTDGDVNTFAHNTPPSDKGSPNMGKSDSERKKIQNRDAQRAYRERRANKLKVLEDAVDSLQQLVKKWQRKYKETEKELQQYKETLELSLNENKQLKESLTASNNGLVCSICLQPIEDPSPQRSEVRIAKPSRKTGRVEKVSVENGTEQNKRLHHIISNFKPMKAEMLKKAIGIGSFSGSSGVLSKLPTTTGTSDQVEKSVTFPNRDLAKNENMATTTPNKCGFCEEGSRCVCNELEAAEEMTQKLSTNASEKLSGHCQSSPNNCTKCSNIDETCIKPISPTPSYIPETEVSSQQMEIDFNQTPLVDNFQKIRKYMQ, from the coding sequence ATGAACTGTCAACCGCAGGATAATATGGATAATATGACTTCTAACCATTCCATTAGCGAGTTTCCCGATTTAAAACCGAAATCTTCACTTGGAGAGCATACGTCGATGTCCAGAATTCATGTATCAAAGAATTGGACACTTCCTCCTCGAATAAAGTCTCGTGGAACAAGCCATAGAAAGAAATTACCTACACAACTTGAAGGTGGGAgcagaaatattttaacGGATGGAGATGTTAATACATTTGCCCATAATACCCCTCCTAGTGATAAGGGTTCACCCAATATGGGCAAGAGTGATTCTGAAAGGAAAAAGATACAAAATCGTGATGCTCAAAGGGCTTATCGGGAAAGAAGAGCAAACAAACTGAAAGTATTGGAGGATGCCGTTGACTCGCTACAACAGTTAGTTAAGAAATGGCAAAGGAAATATAAAGAGACAGAAAAGGAACTGCAACAATACAAAGAGACATTGGAACTTTCATTGAATGAGaataaacaattaaaagaaTCTTTGACGGCCTCAAATAATGGCTTAGTATGTTCTATTTGTTTGCAACCAATAGAAGACCCATCACCACAACGTTCTGAAGTCAGAATAGCGAAACCATCTAGAAAGACAGGACGTGTAGAAAAGGTGTCAGTGGAAAATGGCACAGAGCAAAATAAACGTTTGCACCACATCATAAGTAATTTTAAACCCATGAAAGCTGAAATGTTAAAGAAAgcaattggaattggaagCTTTAGTGGCTCAAGCGGAGTACTTTCGAAGCTGCCGACGACCACAGGAACCAGCGATCAAGTGGAGAAATCAGTTACCTTCCCAAATAGGGACCTTGCAAAGAATGAGAATATGGCAACCACCACTCCAAATAAATGTGGCTTCTGTGAAGAGGGTTCGCGCTGTGTCTGTAATGAATTAGAGGCTGCAGAAGAAATGACCCAAAAGTTAAGCACTAATGCGTCTGAGAAGTTAAGTGGTCATTGTCAAAGTTCACCAAATAACTGCACTAAATGCTCTAACATAGATGAAACATGCATAAAACCAATCAGCCCAACACCCAGTTATATACCAGAAACGGAGGTTTCATCTCAACAAATGGAGATTGATTTCAATCAGACTCCATTGGTTGATAACTTTCaaaagataagaaaatatatgcAATAA
- the VLD1 gene encoding Vld1p (ancestral locus Anc_7.117) — protein MVKSGTRIFSNQLEFVCYATICLRFIKDNSSMLALTSTILLQLIKFVDELLVNRQIYARDVYHVSSEENDDNIVNEVLKPIVLKIVFYFQIILVFQIAYGSIYHWNMDIQADVCNYNGGYIFLNVIGEFECQKQRKYTIWVLDIVILLLQLVHITNCLVRNVGRTPLIFSELQFGKYGFLTVLLFHRTFPVNEDGLLSTRAQGNDDQYGSIAV, from the coding sequence ATGGTAAAATCTGGCACTAGAATATTTTCCAACCAACTAGAATTCGTTTGTTATGCAACAATTTGCCTCAGATTCATTAAGGACAATTCAAGTATGCTAGCTCTAACATCTACTATCCTCCTACAGCTAATCAAATTCGTAGATGAACTGTTAGTGAATCGCCAAATATACGCTCGTGATGTATATCATGTCAGCTCTGAAGAGAACGATGATAATATAGTGAATGAAGTACTTAAACCTATAGTCTTAAAAATcgttttttattttcaaatcataTTAGTCTTTCAAATTGCATATGGCAGTATCTATCATTGGAACATGGATATACAGGCAGATGTCTGCAACTACAATGGTGGGTATATATTTCTAAATGTCATCGGCGAATTTGAATGTCAAAAGCAGAGAAAATACACTATATGGGTATTGGACATTGTTATTTTATTGCTCCAACTAGTTCACATAACAAATTGTTTGGTCAGAAATGTTGGACGTACtccattaatattttcagagctccaatttggaaaatatggTTTCTTAACTGTGCTTCTCTTTCATAGAACCTTTCCTGTTAATGAAGACGGTTTGCTATCGACAAGGGCACAGGGTAACGACGACCAATACGGATCCATTGCGGTAtga
- the RPR2 gene encoding ribonuclease P protein subunit RPR2 (ancestral locus Anc_7.118), with amino-acid sequence MAKKEKKGGKAGQRITEDGIILVDPPRDVANKEKLQRMSYLYQLSTWTTMTNLSDDSQSIARLYARDIDLISKKSKISMLPTVKRSLCKKCHRVLIPSVTVRSEIRNLSQHNKKLNKNNDVMELICNCGQIKRFPIGLNRNYKTHSEKDDVLTTISTINKDSSDSIHYRE; translated from the coding sequence ATGgccaagaaggaaaaaaagGGAGGGAAAGCAGGCCAAAGAATCACAGAAGATGGAATTATCTTAGTTGATCCACCAAGAGATGTtgcaaataaagaaaaactACAACGGATGAGCTACTTATACCAACTTTCAACATGGACTACTATGACTAATCTATCCGATGACTCTCAAAGTATTGCCAGGCTTTATGCTAGAGATATAGATCTCATAAGTAAAAAGTCTAAAATTAGCATGTTACCCACCGTGAAGAGATCGCTTTGCAAAAAGTGTCATCGAGTACTTATACCAAGTGTTACAGTTAGATCAGAGATCCGCAACCTTTCTCAACATAACAAAAAGCTcaataagaataatgacGTTATGGAGCTTATATGTAATTGTGGCCAGATAAAGAGATTCCCAATTGGTTTAAATCGAAACTACAAAACCCATTCCGAGAAGGATGATGTGTTAACAACTATTTCTACGATAAATAAGGATTCATCAGATTCCATTCACTATAGAGAATAA